From uncultured Pseudodesulfovibrio sp.:
ACTGCATATGGCGACGTGTAGCTTCATGTTTGGGTATCTTCTTGATGAGTAACAGCGCCGCTTCTACTTCGGGAGGGAGATGAGCCTCTTTGATTGTGGCATCACCCAGTGCTGCGAGATCTGCACCGAGTTGTTGCAAATCTTTCATGTTCTTTTTTAACTGGGTACGACTTGGGCCGTCATGGACTTCGTCGAATTCCTCGGGGCGATATATTTTGTTTTTCTTTCCCATTATTACTTCAGGCCTGCGGTTCCCAGGTCGGTTTCAAGATTGGTGTAAATGGTCTGAACTCCCTGAGTCATGGCGCTGACCAGGGCTGTAGCTGAAGATTCGGGCATGGATATACGCTCGGCATATGTGCTGGAGAAAATGATTTCATTATTCGCCGAAGCTTCATCAACTACGAAGAACTGCATTTCCACTACTGCGGCGGGTGTGTCAAGGGAATAGTCTCCATAGAGAGAGTTGATCACACCTTCAAGCGTTAATCCGGGGACGACCATGCTGCCGGGTTCGATGATGTGGGTAAAGAGTTTTGTACCTCTGAGCCACTTGCGCAGTTCCGTGGTCAGCATGTCTGCCGGGGGGACAAAGAACATATTATAGAAGTCGGATTCGATGCGTCCCTGCTTGCCGCGATACACCAGTTCTCGGGTGTTATAGAGGTTCGATATGGACAGTCTGCGAACCTTGAGCACGAAGTCATACCCTGATTGGGCCTGTTCTACCGAGCGGGTTGGTGTGATTTGGAAATACCTTTTATCCAAAGGTTTTCCACCCAACTTGACGCAGGCTGCGGTTGTCAGGCCTACTGCCAATATGAGGAAGAGAAGAGAGGTTTTTTTCATGGTGTTGATCCCGGTTTATTGGTCTTCAGGATTGGGCTTGCTTGGCGGAGTGCCGAAGATCATGCCGGAGGGGTAGCGTTTGGCGTCCCCTGTGAGTTCTTTGATGTTCTGCATGACTTCGCGAGTATCTCCGATAATAGCGTGAATATTTGCTTCTTCAGAGGCGACAACGCCATTCAGACGGTTAACAAGTATATGGACCTTGGCAACTGCTGCGGTCAGGTCTGTCGAGGCCTGTGAGATGTTTTCCAGAGTCGGTGCTATTTCACCCATTGCCTTGTCCATGCGTGGGTCGCTCAAAGTCTTGCCGAGAACAACAGATGCCTGTTTGAAGCTGGCGATAGCTATTTTGGCTTCATGGGCTGCCGCAATAATGTCGTCTGCGGATTCCGTGATGATTCGATTGACGCCTCCAATGGCTCCGGCAGTATTGGGAATGATCGTATCTAAAGCAGGATCAGCCATGAGTGTGTCTGTTCGGGCCAGAATATTACGAGTACTATCAAGGATGTTGAGCATCCGTTTACCGGCTTGTTTACCTCCATCGGTGTTCATGAAGTTGTCGATGGATTCAACAATGGATTTGACGTCACTGATGATGGATTCAAGGTCTTCCTGCTTGAGGCTGCTGAGTGTTTTACTGATGGTGGCGATGGCTCCTTCAACCCTGCTCAGCGTGGAGGGGACGGACGGGATATAAGCATGTTGCGGGGTCCATTTGAGAGGCAGAGGTGGGTTGCTCTTTGGATCGTCATAAACGATGTTCAGGAAAAGTTGGCCGGTCAAGCCTAGTGATGTGGGCCGTATACGCAGACCACGGGCAACATCTTTACGCAGAACTTCAATAAATTTCTCTTCATCAATGAATTCGAAGAGATCTGGGTTGATATCGCATTCCACATAGACATATCGAACTTCTCCGATATTTGCGGGGTCGTATTTGTTTGATACAAAATTGATTTCAGCCACTCGGCCGACGTTAACGCCTCGGAGTTTGACCGGTGAACCCACGGCAAGTCCATTGACCGATTCGTCAAAGTAGGTTTCCAGCGTATAGGTCGTCTGGAAATATCTTCCGGCTCCGAGGACAAGCACCATCGCGACGAGCATACTAATGCCGACGATGATGAACATGCCTAATTTGAAATAATCTCGTTTTCGTACCATTCCGTATCCTTACTTTGCCGTTTGGGCGTGTGTACCTTCAGCGGCTTCCAACTCCGGTTGGCGGAGGAAAAAACGTCTAACAAACTGATTGTCCGAGGTGTCCCTGAGTTTTTTGGGGTCTCCTTCGGCAACGATGGATTTGACGTCTTTGTCGAGCATGATAACCCGATCCGCGATTTTGTAAATGGATTCCAGTTCGTGGGTGACTATGACAAAGGTGATGCCAAGATTGCGTGACAGGTCGAGAATCAGTTCATCAAGTGCAGCGCTGGAAATGGGGTCAAGTCCAGCCCCTGGTTCATCCAGAAAGAGTATGCCCGGGTCCAAGGCCATTGCTCGAGCAATGGCGGCACGTTTTTTCATGCCGCCGGACAGGGCCGCAGGCATTTTATACATGGCATTTTCCAGACTGACCATGGCGAGTTTGGATTTGGCAATGAGGGTCATGGCTTCTTGTGGTAAGTCAGTGAACTCTTCCAATGGTAGCATGACGTTTTGCAATAGGGACATGGATCCGAACAGGGCGCCCATTTGATACATCACGCCGAATTTGCGAATGATTGCGTCCCGTTTGGCTCCAAATGCGTTTGTCAGTTCTTCGTCACCATAAAAAACTTCACCAGCCATGGGATGTATAAGCCCGATCATATTCTTGAGCAACGTTGATTTGCCGCAACCTGAACCACCGAGGATAATGAAAATTTCACCTTGCTTGATGTCGAAGCTGACGTCATCGACAATGACCGTGTTGCCATATCCGCAGGTCAAGTTTTGAACACTTATGACGGTATCTCGTTCGCGCATGTCTTATATCCCCAGATAATAGAAGGCCATGGCGAAAATGCCGTCGGCGAAAGCTATGAGAATAATGCCTGAAACCACTGCACTGGTGGTGGACAGGCCAACCGCGCTGGCACCGGATCGAGTTTGTATGCCGCGTAAACAACCAACGCCAGCTACCAGAAAACTGAAAACCAGCCCTTTACCCATGCCGCTCCAGAAATCCCCGTAGTCGAGATAAGAAAAGACTCGGGAGGTGAATGTGACGAGGGGGTATCCCATGGAGAGCATGACAATAGCACCGCCAACCAGCGATGCCAGATTGAAAAACATGATCATCAAAGGAACGACAAGCATGGTAGCAATGATTTTGGGTACGACCAGAAAACGCATGGGGGATAATCCCATGGTGGTCAGTGCGTCCAATTCTTCATTGATTTTCATGGTGCCGATTTCGGCGGCAAAGGCTGAACCTGATCGGGCGGCCAGTAATATGGACGTAACCAATGGACCCATTTCGCGGAACATGACGAGGCCGAGCATGTTGGGGACGAAAATTTCGCCACCGAAACGTTGCAGGCTGATCGCAGATTGAAATGACATGATCAACCCCATGAGAAAACCGATGAGGGTGATGATGAACAAGGATTCAACGCCGACGTTGATGCAGGAGAGCAGCACATTTTTCCAGCGAACTTGACTTGGGTGCAGAAGAGCTTCAGTGAGCAATGCCGTTGATTCTCCAACGAATGCGATCAATTCGCGGATACCGGACCAGACTTCTCCGATGGCTTCTCCGATGGCGGAGGGAATATCTCGACGATTTTGTTTTTTTGTCTCGCGTGCTGGGAAGGAACTGTCCCATGTTAGGTTGATAAGTTTACGATCTTCTTCTCGAAGATTCTTCAGCGTGAGTTGAGCTTCTTTTTGGGCTGCAAGTTCCTTGATTTTGAGCAGCAGAGCAACCCCGGCTCCATCAATATAGGTAACATCGGCCATACCAACTTCAATGGATGTGAAGTTGGTGGAATTACCCGCTTGCACTGCTCGATCCCAGATGTTGGCAATTCCGGGAGCATCGAGACGACCGGTGAGCGCAATGACAAGAGTTCCATTTCGGTCGGAAATGGAAATTGTGGCATCGGAAAATTGGGTTGTCTGCGGTTGGTTTTTCACACCATATCATCCTGATTATGAGCAAAGATCAAAGTTAATCGACTACTCTAAATAACTGAGGTTTTGATAAAAAGGAAGGTAGTTGTGTGTATTTATCATGGTGTTTTTTAGGAGGTATTGACAGAAAGTGAAAAGAATATTATTCATTTAAAGTATGAATAACAGAAAAATCGACAAATTGGACTTGGAAATCCTGAATATCCTTCAGGCAGATGGCAAGGTTTCAAATGCAGAAATCGCTCGAAAGGTAGGCAAGGCGCCATCTGCCGTGCTTGAGCGTGTTCGTAAGCTCAAAAAGAGCGGTATTATCGAGGGCTACGAGTGTATCGTCAGTCATAAGTCGCTTGGACGGGGACTAACAGCATTCACTTCCATACGAGTAGAAGAGGGTGTTGGGGCCACAGAGGTGGGCCAGAAACTTGCCGAATTTCCCGAAGTTCTTGAAGTGCATTATACCGCCGGACGTGATTCCTATTTGGTCAAGGTTCGAGTTGAGGATACTGAAGCGTTGCAGGCGACACTGGCAAAGTTCGGAACTATCGGGCCAGTGCGTGACACCAACTCAACTATCGTACTGACCACGGTTAAGGAATCCCGCGTTATTCCACTTCCCCTTGAAAACGACTAACCTTCGAGGAGCCACAGATGACAGTAAGTATTTCCTCCCTGGACCCGCAGATTATTTCTCGGGGCAGGGAGTTTTTTGCATCCATTTCCGGTGAATCCCCCTCAGTTTTCAATAAGGGGTGGTGGACAGGCAAGGTCATGGATTGGGCCATCAAAAACGAGGACTTTAAAGTCCAGATGTTTCGTTTTGTGGATGTACTGCCATATCTCAATACTTCTGAGTCACTGTCTCGGCATATCGAAGAATATTTTTCCGGCGAAGACTCCAATATCCCTGATGTGCTTAAATGGGGAGCCACCAAAACCAAGATTGGTGGCGGACTGGTCGCCAAGGTTCTGAACAAGACCATTCGTTCCAATATTGAGTCCATGGCCCGTCAGTTCATCATTGGTCAGGTCACCAAGGAAGCGGTTAAGGGCATCAGAAAACTTCGCAAGGACGGCTTTGCTTTTGTTCTTGATCTGCTTGGTGAAGCCACAGTGTCCGAGGTCGAGTCCGATGCGTATCGCGACGGATATCTCGAAGTTCTGGAAGCCATTCAGAAGGAACTCGGCAAGTGGAAGCCGCTTGATGGCGGGGCCAATGATCTTGATTGGGGCCACGCTCCCAAGGTCAATGTGGCCGTGAAACCATCCGCTTTTTATTCTCAGTCCAAACCAGTGGACCTTGACGGGACTGTCGTGGGCATGATGTCCCGCATCGAACCCATCTACAAGAAGACCATGGAAATGGGCGGATTCATGTGCATTGACATGGAATCTCTCAAGTACAAGGAAGCCACGGTCGAATTGTTCAAGCGCCTGCGTCTCAAATATCCTGACTACCCGCACCTTGGTATTGTTTTTCAGGCCTATTTACGGAGTGTGGATGATGATGTCCGGCATTTGCTCGAATGGGCCCGTGCGCAGAGTCTTCCGATTTCCATACGTCTGGTCAAGGGAGCCTACTGGGATTACGAGACGGTTATTGCCAAGCAGAATGACTGGCCTGTTCCGGTCTGGACGCATAAACCTGAATCCGACATGGCCTTTGAACGTGTCTCCAAGATGATTTTGGAGAACAGTGACATTTGCCATTTTGCCTGTGCCTCTCATAATATTCGTACTATTTCCGCTGTCATGGAGACTGCCTCGGCATTGAATGTACCTGAGGAACGGTATGAGTTTCAGGTACTTTACGGCATGGCCGAGCCGGTGCGCAAAGGTCTCAGGAATGTTGCCAAGCGTGTTCGGCTGTATTGTCCGTATGGCGACCTGCTGCCGGGTATGGCCTACCTTGTTCGGCGCCTGCTTGAGAATACGGCAAATGAATCGTTTTTGAAGCAGACTTTTGCCGATGAAGCGGACATGGATCACCTTTTGGAGAATCCGGAAGCGACCTTGAAACGTCAGCTCGACGGCCGGTGTGCTCCGAAAGAAGAACAAGCCGGGCTGTCCCGTTTTATCAATTTTCCGGTCGTTGATTTCACCATTGAGGCGGAACGTCATGCGTTCCCGGATTCCATTGCCACGGTACGTTCGCGTATGGGCGGTGAAGTTCCGCTGTTTATCAATGGGAAGGATGTCGTGACGAGTGACAGACTGGAATCCTATAATCCGGCTGATCCGTCAGAGATTATCGGTTCGGTTTGTCAGGCAGGTGTTACCGAGGTGGACATCGCTATTGAAGCTGCGTCCAACGCCTATCTGTCTTGGCGAGATGTTACGCCGGAAGAACGTGCAGAAATTTTGCTCAAGGCCGCGCAATATCTGAAAGATACAATTCATGACCTATGCGCTCTTCAAGTGTTGGAAGTGGGAAAACAGTGGGATCAGGCACATGCCGACGTCGCTGAAGCCATTGATTTCCTTGAATACTATGCACGTGAAATGATTCGATTCGGTAAACCGCGTCGCATGGGACGGGCTCCCGGCGAAATGAGCCAGCTTTTTTATCAAGGCAAGGGCGTCGCCGCAGTTATCGCACCGTGGAATTTCCCGTTGGCTATTTCCGTAGGCATGGTGTCCGCAGCCATTGTTTCCGGGTGTTCCGTTGTCTATAAGCCCGCAGGGATTTCCTCCTGTGTTGGACACAATTTGGTTGAAATGTGGAAGGCCGCAGGTTTGCCGGATGGCGTCTTCAACTATTGCCCCGGTCGCGGGTCGGTTATGGGAGACCATCTTGTGGATCATCCAGATGTGTCCGTCATCGCCTTTACCGGCTCCATGGAAGTGGGGTTGCGGATTCAGGAGCGAGCCGCCAAGGTTCAGCCCGGACAGCAGCAGTGCAAACGGGTTATCGCTGAAATGGGTGGTAAGAACGGAACTATTATCGACGATGATGCCGATCTCGACGAAGCTGTGCTCGGTGTACTGTATGCCGCATTCGGTTTCCAAGGCCAGAAGTGCTCGGCATGCTCTCGGGTTATTGTACTTGATTCCATTTATGATCGTTTTATTGAGCGACTTACCGAGGCTGCCAAGTCAGTCAAGCTCGGTCCTTCCGAGAATCCGGCTAATTACATGGGACCGGTAGCGGACAAGGCTGCACAGGAAAATGTGCTGCGGTACATCAGGATCGCAGAAGAAGAAGGGAATGTGTTGGTCAAGCGTGATGTTTCCGATGATCTCAAGTCCACCGGTGGTTGTTATGTCCCGTTGACCATTGTGGACGGTATCACCAAGGATCATCGTATTGCGCAGGAAGAGGTCTTCGGGCCGGTTTTGTCCGTCATGCGTGCCAAGAATATGGACGAGGCTCTTGATATTGCCAATTCAACCAGATTTGCTTTGACCGGTGCCATTTACACCCGTAGTCCGGCTAACTTGGAACGTGCTTCCAAAGAGTTTCGTGTGGGGAATCTGTATCTGAACAAGCCCTCGGTTGGCGCGCTCGTCGAGCGACATGCCTTTGGCGGGTTCAAGATGTCAGGTGTTGGTTCCAAGGCTGGCGGTCCCGATTATCTGCTTCAGTTTATGGATCCGCGTCTGGTCTGCGAAAACACTATGCGTCGAGGGTTCGCTCCCATCGAAGAGGATGATGAGTGGATTAGCTAAACAGGTATACTTTTGATGGCTAAAAAGCCCGGTAGATTGAATCTACCGGGCTTTTTAATTTTATGAGTATGTGTGTTGCTATGGAAAGTCGGGTTACAGTGCCAATGCCATTTCGTGCCACTCTGCGCCACCGTGATCGGACTCGGACACGCCGCTGTCCGTGAAGCCGTGACGGGAGTAATACGGAATGAGATCATCCTTGCACAGCAGCAGAACGCGCTTCTTGTCGAGCTTGCGGGATTGTTTGATAAATTCGACCATAAGCTGATCAGCAATACCACGACGTTGAAAGTCGGGAAGGACGGACAGGGAAAAGATGACGATGTTTTTTCCATCCGGGTCGTGACCGATAAGCTGTTTGAATTCTTCGTCTGTAATATCTTCTTTGTCTGTGGCTCCGGAGTTGACTTGTCCTACGACTTGACCATTGAGTTCGGCTACAAGGTAACCTTCCGGATACTCGCGAATACGTTTTTCAATGGATGAGGTCAGAGCGGCTTCAGAGGCCGGGAAACAATTGCACTCGACGGTGTGACAGGCTGTCAGGTCGTCAGGTTCGGCAAAACGGATGGTCAGATTCTTCATAGGCTAATCCAGTGTAACGCCTTCAAGGGCGCCTTCGAGTTCTTCCCAGGTTTCATAGGCGACTTCAAGGTCTGCTTCGACAGTTTCAAGGCGTTTTTGGTCGTCTCCCATGGCCTGAGGGGTGTTCTTGAAATAATCAGGCTGCGACATCTTTGTTTGCAAGTTGTCGAGCTCGGTCTCCAGCTTTTCAATGAGCGCGGGCATTGTCTTGAGCTGCTCCCGCTTTTTTTCCAGTTCGAACTTTTCCTTGTAACTCAGCTTCTGCTTTGCGGGTTTGGCAGGTTTTGGTGCAGATTTAGGCTTGCAGGCCTTAGCATGAGTAACAGGAGTGTCTGGCCGTTGTCTGAGCCAGTCATCATAGCCGCCTACGTATTCGGCGACCACGCCGTTGCCTTCAAATCCTATACTTGATGTGACCACGTTATTGAGGAAGGCGCGGTCATGGCTGACCAGCAGCAGAGTGCCGGGATATTCCATGAGCAGCTCCTCAAGAAGGTCAAGTGTCTCGGCATCAAGGTCGTTGGTCGGTTCATCCATGACCAGGACGTTGGAGGGACGGGTGAAGAGTCGGGCCAGAAGAAGCCGATTGCGTTCTCCACCAGACAGGACTGACACAGGCACTTTGGACCGATCAGGCGTGAACAGGAAATTTTTTAAATGCGACATGACATGTCGTTGATGTCCGTTGATGGTTACGAAATCATTGCCATCAGCTACATTGTAACGGGCTGAGCGGGTCTCATCGAGTTGCTCACGGAGTTGGTCGAAGTAGTTAATCTGGAGATTGACACCCCGTCGAATTGATCCACTTTGCGGCTCCAGTTCACCGAGCAGAATCTTGAGCAGGGTGGTCTTGCCCACACCATTGGGACCGATAAGGCCGACCTTGTCCCCGCGCATGATGGCGGTTGAAAAATCTGCAATAAGAGGAGTCTCGTCGAATCCGAAACACAGTGAGTTGGCCTCCACAACCAGTTTGCCTGTTCGCTCTGCTTCCTGAATAGCCATATTCACAGTGCCAATACGGTTCCGGCGGGCCTTGTGTTCTTCACGCATTTTTCGCAGGTCACGGACGCGCCCCATATTACGGGTGCGGCGGGCCTTGATGCCTTGACGAATCCATGTTTCTTCTTCAGCCAACTTCCTGTCAAAATTATGATTCTGTTTGGCTTCGGCGTCGAGGGCCGCTTCTTTGCGTTGGAGATAGGTGGCGTAATTACATTCCCAGTTATGGAGTTTGCCCCGGTCCAGTTCAACAATGCGTGTCGCAACTTTTTTGAGGAAAGTACGGTCAT
This genomic window contains:
- a CDS encoding ABC-type transport auxiliary lipoprotein family protein, coding for MKKTSLLFLILAVGLTTAACVKLGGKPLDKRYFQITPTRSVEQAQSGYDFVLKVRRLSISNLYNTRELVYRGKQGRIESDFYNMFFVPPADMLTTELRKWLRGTKLFTHIIEPGSMVVPGLTLEGVINSLYGDYSLDTPAAVVEMQFFVVDEASANNEIIFSSTYAERISMPESSATALVSAMTQGVQTIYTNLETDLGTAGLK
- a CDS encoding MlaD family protein — translated: MVRKRDYFKLGMFIIVGISMLVAMVLVLGAGRYFQTTYTLETYFDESVNGLAVGSPVKLRGVNVGRVAEINFVSNKYDPANIGEVRYVYVECDINPDLFEFIDEEKFIEVLRKDVARGLRIRPTSLGLTGQLFLNIVYDDPKSNPPLPLKWTPQHAYIPSVPSTLSRVEGAIATISKTLSSLKQEDLESIISDVKSIVESIDNFMNTDGGKQAGKRMLNILDSTRNILARTDTLMADPALDTIIPNTAGAIGGVNRIITESADDIIAAAHEAKIAIASFKQASVVLGKTLSDPRMDKAMGEIAPTLENISQASTDLTAAVAKVHILVNRLNGVVASEEANIHAIIGDTREVMQNIKELTGDAKRYPSGMIFGTPPSKPNPEDQ
- a CDS encoding ATP-binding cassette domain-containing protein, which produces MRERDTVISVQNLTCGYGNTVIVDDVSFDIKQGEIFIILGGSGCGKSTLLKNMIGLIHPMAGEVFYGDEELTNAFGAKRDAIIRKFGVMYQMGALFGSMSLLQNVMLPLEEFTDLPQEAMTLIAKSKLAMVSLENAMYKMPAALSGGMKKRAAIARAMALDPGILFLDEPGAGLDPISSAALDELILDLSRNLGITFVIVTHELESIYKIADRVIMLDKDVKSIVAEGDPKKLRDTSDNQFVRRFFLRQPELEAAEGTHAQTAK
- a CDS encoding ABC transporter permease, translating into MKNQPQTTQFSDATISISDRNGTLVIALTGRLDAPGIANIWDRAVQAGNSTNFTSIEVGMADVTYIDGAGVALLLKIKELAAQKEAQLTLKNLREEDRKLINLTWDSSFPARETKKQNRRDIPSAIGEAIGEVWSGIRELIAFVGESTALLTEALLHPSQVRWKNVLLSCINVGVESLFIITLIGFLMGLIMSFQSAISLQRFGGEIFVPNMLGLVMFREMGPLVTSILLAARSGSAFAAEIGTMKINEELDALTTMGLSPMRFLVVPKIIATMLVVPLMIMFFNLASLVGGAIVMLSMGYPLVTFTSRVFSYLDYGDFWSGMGKGLVFSFLVAGVGCLRGIQTRSGASAVGLSTTSAVVSGIILIAFADGIFAMAFYYLGI
- a CDS encoding Lrp/AsnC family transcriptional regulator produces the protein MNNRKIDKLDLEILNILQADGKVSNAEIARKVGKAPSAVLERVRKLKKSGIIEGYECIVSHKSLGRGLTAFTSIRVEEGVGATEVGQKLAEFPEVLEVHYTAGRDSYLVKVRVEDTEALQATLAKFGTIGPVRDTNSTIVLTTVKESRVIPLPLEND
- a CDS encoding proline dehydrogenase family protein, with translation MTVSISSLDPQIISRGREFFASISGESPSVFNKGWWTGKVMDWAIKNEDFKVQMFRFVDVLPYLNTSESLSRHIEEYFSGEDSNIPDVLKWGATKTKIGGGLVAKVLNKTIRSNIESMARQFIIGQVTKEAVKGIRKLRKDGFAFVLDLLGEATVSEVESDAYRDGYLEVLEAIQKELGKWKPLDGGANDLDWGHAPKVNVAVKPSAFYSQSKPVDLDGTVVGMMSRIEPIYKKTMEMGGFMCIDMESLKYKEATVELFKRLRLKYPDYPHLGIVFQAYLRSVDDDVRHLLEWARAQSLPISIRLVKGAYWDYETVIAKQNDWPVPVWTHKPESDMAFERVSKMILENSDICHFACASHNIRTISAVMETASALNVPEERYEFQVLYGMAEPVRKGLRNVAKRVRLYCPYGDLLPGMAYLVRRLLENTANESFLKQTFADEADMDHLLENPEATLKRQLDGRCAPKEEQAGLSRFINFPVVDFTIEAERHAFPDSIATVRSRMGGEVPLFINGKDVVTSDRLESYNPADPSEIIGSVCQAGVTEVDIAIEAASNAYLSWRDVTPEERAEILLKAAQYLKDTIHDLCALQVLEVGKQWDQAHADVAEAIDFLEYYAREMIRFGKPRRMGRAPGEMSQLFYQGKGVAAVIAPWNFPLAISVGMVSAAIVSGCSVVYKPAGISSCVGHNLVEMWKAAGLPDGVFNYCPGRGSVMGDHLVDHPDVSVIAFTGSMEVGLRIQERAAKVQPGQQQCKRVIAEMGGKNGTIIDDDADLDEAVLGVLYAAFGFQGQKCSACSRVIVLDSIYDRFIERLTEAAKSVKLGPSENPANYMGPVADKAAQENVLRYIRIAEEEGNVLVKRDVSDDLKSTGGCYVPLTIVDGITKDHRIAQEEVFGPVLSVMRAKNMDEALDIANSTRFALTGAIYTRSPANLERASKEFRVGNLYLNKPSVGALVERHAFGGFKMSGVGSKAGGPDYLLQFMDPRLVCENTMRRGFAPIEEDDEWIS
- a CDS encoding GNAT family N-acetyltransferase, whose product is MKNLTIRFAEPDDLTACHTVECNCFPASEAALTSSIEKRIREYPEGYLVAELNGQVVGQVNSGATDKEDITDEEFKQLIGHDPDGKNIVIFSLSVLPDFQRRGIADQLMVEFIKQSRKLDKKRVLLLCKDDLIPYYSRHGFTDSGVSESDHGGAEWHEMALAL
- a CDS encoding ATP-binding cassette domain-containing protein, which gives rise to MALVSLRDISINFTGTVLLDKVSMQIEPNERVCLLGRNGEGKSTLLSIIEGVTVPDSGSVDYARGSRVAMLPQEVPQDLKGTVYDITAQGLGKVGEHLTAYHEASRALSDAIESNNDQLVAQLEHAQHALEEAGGWPYHQTIETVLSHLKLNGDERFSSLSGGTKRRTLLARALVSGPDLLILDEPTNHLDIDSISWLEDFLLRQTTALLFVTHDRTFLKKVATRIVELDRGKLHNWECNYATYLQRKEAALDAEAKQNHNFDRKLAEEETWIRQGIKARRTRNMGRVRDLRKMREEHKARRNRIGTVNMAIQEAERTGKLVVEANSLCFGFDETPLIADFSTAIMRGDKVGLIGPNGVGKTTLLKILLGELEPQSGSIRRGVNLQINYFDQLREQLDETRSARYNVADGNDFVTINGHQRHVMSHLKNFLFTPDRSKVPVSVLSGGERNRLLLARLFTRPSNVLVMDEPTNDLDAETLDLLEELLMEYPGTLLLVSHDRAFLNNVVTSSIGFEGNGVVAEYVGGYDDWLRQRPDTPVTHAKACKPKSAPKPAKPAKQKLSYKEKFELEKKREQLKTMPALIEKLETELDNLQTKMSQPDYFKNTPQAMGDDQKRLETVEADLEVAYETWEELEGALEGVTLD